The Chthoniobacterales bacterium genomic sequence TCCAGCCAGCGGGCCATGCGTGGGATGCGGGCGCGGTTCCATGCCCAGACCTGCGGGCTGATGTAGTAGAGGAGCTTGAGCGCGGGACGGCGGGGTTGGAGCGCTTTCGCCATGCGCAGGTTGAAGCCGGGGTAATCAACGAAAAGCACAGCATCCGGCTTTTCGAGGGCAAGTTGATCAAGGGCCTCGCGGAATTTTCTTCTGAACCATCCGTAGCGGCGCAGAACATCCCAAAGTCCGACCACGGCGGCGTCGTGGGTCCAATCCTCGACCTGCGGGGAAAGTGCGTGCAGTTTCGGTCCCCCGAGACCGGCGATTTCGAGGCCCGGCCGGAGGGATTCCAATTCAGACAGCAGTGCGGCGGCGTGCGTGTCGCCGCTCGTTTCACCGGCGATGACGAAGATGCGCATGGAATCAGGCAGCCAGCTGAGGTGCGCGTTCGGCGATCTGGCGGGTGATTTGCAGCGCGAGATCGAGGGCGGCGACGGCTTCGCTGCCGCCGACTTTCGGTTGCACGCCGGCGCGGGCGCAATCGACGAAGTGGCGGAGTTCGCGCAGGAGGGGTTCGCCCTTTTCGATGGCCACGCGTTCGCGGACGATTTTTCCATCCTTCAGCCGATACATCTTCGCCGTTTGTTTTTGATAGTTGAGCGAGAGGTAGGCGTCTTCTTGGAACAGGCGGATCTCGCGCATTTTTTTCATGCTGATGCGGCTGGCAGTGACGTTGGCCACGCATCCGTTGGCAAAATGCATGCGCACGCTGGCGATATCTTCGCTCTTGCTCAAGACGGCGACGCCGACCGCGTCGATGCTCGTCACCGGCGAGCGCACGAGATGGAGTATGATTTCGAGGTCGTGGATCATCACGTCGAGGACCACGCCGATGTCGAGACTGCGTCCGGGGTAGGGCGAGAGGCGCGTGACTTCGAGGAAACGCGGACGGTTGAGGCGCTGCTCCAGTGCGTCGAGTGCGGGGTTGAAGCGCTCGATGTGGCCGACTTGGAGCACAAGGCCGCGCTGGCGCGCGAGATCAGCCATTTCGGCGGCGTGGGCCGGGTTGTCGGCGATCGGTTTTTCGACGAGCACATGGCGTCCGGCACCGAGCAGCTTCATCACGATTTCGTGGTGGAGATTCGTCGGCGCCGCCACGGACACCGCATCGCAGCGTGCGATGAGATCGTCGAGCGAAGACGCGACCGCTCCGCCGTATTTGCGCACGGCACGTTCCGCCGCGGCGGGATTCGCGTCGTAAACAGCCGCGAGTTCGGCGTTGCCGAGCTCGCTGTAAATTCGCGCGTGGTTCCATCCCATGCTCCCGACACCGACAACGCCCGCGCGAAGTTTGCCGCTCATGACCGCACTCCGATGAGGGTGATTTTGTGTTCGGCCGCGAGCGCTTGCACGCGCTCGGGGTCGATGAGCAGGGTGCGGCCGGCTTCGACGGCGAGGGCGGACAAGCCCGATTGCGCGCCGGCTTCCATGGTGAGCGGACCGACCACGGGGACGTCGAATCGGAAGTCTTGGTCCGGCTTCGAGACTTTCACGGCAACGGCCTGGCCGCGACCGAGGAGCGCGCCGCGCTTGATGGCCTCGTTGGTTCCCTCGAAACCCTCGACGGCGAGCACGGTGCCGTTGCGGACGACAACGGTCTGCCCGATATCCAGACGGCTGACTTCCTTGGCGATGCGAAGTCCGAAGGCGATGTCTTCGTTCGTGCGGCGGCGCGGTTTCGGGCCGGCGAAATGTCCCTCCGGGGCGAGGAACTCCCCGACAAAAGTGGTGGCAGGGAGCAGTTCGACGCCCGCTTTGTCGAGCGAGTCGGCCACCGCGCCGAAGAGCGTTTCGGCATTGCGCTCCTTGAGTTTCGCAAGCAGCAGAAGCGCGGCGAAGTCGGGTCGCAGATCGAAGAGATTTTTCGGCGCTATCTGGCCGGCCATCATGGCGTGCTTGGCGCCGGTTTCCTTGGCGTAGGCAAGCAATTTGCCGAGCTGACCCACGTGGTGCCAGCGGATGTCATCCACTTCGCCCGCGAGTGCAGGATCTGTTTCATTGTGGAATCCCACGACGCAAATCCGCTTCACGCCGGCGCGACGAGCGGCTGCAACGAGCTGGAACGGGTAGCGGCCGTTGCCGGCAATAATCAGGAGCGGGTCAGGTATGCTCAAGGCGCTGGATTCTCGCGTCGCGGGCGGGCATTGTCGAGGCGATGAAGACGGCTATTCACTGGTTCCGTAGGGATCTGCGCATCACAGACAACACGGCGCTGGCGGCCGCGGCGAAGGAGGCGGAGCAGGTGGTGCCGGTTTATGTGGCCAGCGATTGGAAAAAAAAGCACCGGTGGACGGGCGCGCCGCGGCAGACTTTTCTTTGCGGGTCTCTGGCGGCGTTGGACGGAAATCTACGCGCGATCGGGAGCCGTCTCGTTATCCGCGAGGGCGATGCCGTTGCGCAGCTGGCCGATCTGGTTCGCGAGACGAAGGCGGACGCGGTGTTTGCCAACCGTGATCCGGATCCCTTCGGGCGTGCGCAGGAGGAAAAGTTGTCCGCGGCGTTGGCCGCTGCGGGGTGTGAATTGCGCATGTTCAAGGATGCGGCGGTCCATGAGCGCGACGAGGTGAAGACGGGGGAGGGCGGGAATTTCCGCGTGTTCACGCCTTACTCGAAAGCCTGGGCCAAGCTCGCAAAAGCCGCAGCCGGTCCGGCGCTGAAAAAGCTCAACACGCCGGGCGGTATCAGGAGCGCGGCATTGCCGACGCCGGCGCATTGGGGATTGGCTGAATTCACCGGCGGGGTCGAAGCGGGTGAAAAGGCGGCGCGAGCACGGTTGAAAAAATTCCTTTCGGGCCCGATCCA encodes the following:
- a CDS encoding Gfo/Idh/MocA family oxidoreductase, giving the protein MSGKLRAGVVGVGSMGWNHARIYSELGNAELAAVYDANPAAAERAVRKYGGAVASSLDDLIARCDAVSVAAPTNLHHEIVMKLLGAGRHVLVEKPIADNPAHAAEMADLARQRGLVLQVGHIERFNPALDALEQRLNRPRFLEVTRLSPYPGRSLDIGVVLDVMIHDLEIILHLVRSPVTSIDAVGVAVLSKSEDIASVRMHFANGCVANVTASRISMKKMREIRLFQEDAYLSLNYQKQTAKMYRLKDGKIVRERVAIEKGEPLLRELRHFVDCARAGVQPKVGGSEAVAALDLALQITRQIAERAPQLAA
- a CDS encoding LpxI family protein: MSIPDPLLIIAGNGRYPFQLVAAARRAGVKRICVVGFHNETDPALAGEVDDIRWHHVGQLGKLLAYAKETGAKHAMMAGQIAPKNLFDLRPDFAALLLLAKLKERNAETLFGAVADSLDKAGVELLPATTFVGEFLAPEGHFAGPKPRRRTNEDIAFGLRIAKEVSRLDIGQTVVVRNGTVLAVEGFEGTNEAIKRGALLGRGQAVAVKVSKPDQDFRFDVPVVGPLTMEAGAQSGLSALAVEAGRTLLIDPERVQALAAEHKITLIGVRS